The stretch of DNA AATGATAGCGATCCAATGGAAACAACATACGAAGATTGGAAAAAGTCTGGTAAGCCAGAATTAAATAGTGGCCGTGCATACTATACAGAACATGGTACGCATGTTTCAGGGATCATTGTGGGCCGTGGAGCAGCAGATAGTGAGTATAAAATGACAGGGGCTGCACCTGAGGCAGATGTTTATGGTTATCGTGTACTTGGACCATACGGCAGTGGTTCAAGTGAAGCGGTAATGGCAGGTATAGATCGCGCTGTGAAAGACGGTATGGATGTCATCAATTTGTCTTTGGGTGCCTCGATTAATGACCCAAACTACCCAACTTCTATTGCTGTTAACAATGCTGTTATTAATGGAGTCACCGCTGTCATAGCTGCAGGGAATACTGGTGACAAGATGTTTACACTTGGTTCACCAGGTGCAGCATCGTTAGCGCTAACAGTTGGTGCGTCATCTGTTGCATTTGATATTTATCAATATGCAGGTGCTCAAGATGGAAAGAGTTATTCGTTAAGACAGTTGGCAAGAAACTATAGTGATGATTTAACACAGTTAAAAGGAAAAACCTATAGCCTTGTTGACGTCGGGTTAGGTAACCCAGCTGATTTTAATGGTAAGGATGTAACTGGAAATATTGCTTTCATTAAGCGTGGTTCAATTGGATTAATAGATAAAATCAAAAACGCAAAAGCTCGTGGTGCGGTTGGCGTCATTATGTATAATGATGAAGCAAACAGCGCAGAGGGCGAGATTCAGGCATTTTTAGGCGAATCGGTAGATGCTATTCCAGCATTTTCAGTTTCCAATGCAGATGGAGAAGTAATTTTAGAAGATATTAAAGCAGGTAAAACTGATTTCACTTTTGGTGACTATACAAAGGTAAGAACGGCCGAAGATGAGCTTGCTGGTTTTAGTTCAAGAGGTCCTTCCCGCGTAAATTATGAAATAAAACCTGAAATAACGGCACCAGGCGTTTCCATATTATCTACAGTTCCATTTTATATGAATAATAAAACGGCAGATGGGTCGAACCCGGAAGATTATCAATATGCATATGAACGTTTATCAGGAACATCAATGGCAACACCTTATGCTGCAGGTATATCCGCCTTATTGCTTCAAGCAAATGAGGACCTTCAACCAGCCGACATCAAGTCCATTCTAATGAATACTGCTGACCCACTATCAAAGGACTATAGTGTTTTTGAAGCAGGAAGCGGCAGAGTGGATGCGTATGAAGCGATTCACTCTAGTGTGGAGTTTGTAGTGAAGGATAAAACACCTATGAACCTTAGTGGAAAACAGAAATTAATCGATAATTTAACGGGTGGAATCAGTTTTGGAACATTTGGTTATACAGGTAAAGATATTACTGATTCCCGACACATTACAGTAAAAAGTCTTACAAATCAAAATAAAACATTCAGCGTAGATGTAAAATTCCAAACGGGATTAAGAGGATCAAAAGATGCGGCTAAAAACAATGTGACATTAGAAGGTCCAACCACAGTAAAAGTTAAGGGTAATAGTGTCAGAGATATCAAATTTGATTTAGACATTCCAAAAACAGCTGAAAGAGGAACGTATGAAGGATTTATTGTTTTTACGAACAATGATAATCCAACTGAACAATACCAAATTCCATTTGGCGGTCGTGTAGTTAATGAAGGAATAGAAACATTTAAGATAGCTAACCCAATTTATTCAACGAACAAAACAGTTTCATTGACTTATTATCCATTTTTGGATGCTGAAATAGCAATCAAATCACATATGAAAACATTGGATGTGGTCATTCACGATCCAAAGACAGGTAAAGATTTAGGAGTGGTAGGATCATTTAATACTATTGTTATGGATGAAAATGCACTCTACAAGATTCCTAGATTAATCAGTAATTATTACTATCCATTTACAGGTGATAAGAAAAATCCTGTCAGCAATGATTGGAAAGTATTAAAACCTGGTCATTATGTCGTCAAACTTGTTGGGACTAATGAGAATGGAGATACCTTCATAGCATCACAAGATGTTGTGAACGAATTTGGAATACCAAATGTAACGACCAGCTTTGATTCATTAGATCAAAAGGTCATTGAATATAGTGATAGTCAATTAGATTCACAGGGACAATTTTTGTATGACTTTAATGTACATGTAGAAGATACTGAAATGGAAGAAACGAACAGCTATGGTATCCCTGTAGACCCATCGAAGTATTCAGTAATGCCTTTTTACAATGGTTACCCTAGCATTCCGATTAAGACAGATAAAAATGGTGAATATGTTGATCAAATTTTAGTAAGAAGTCAATACAAGGTACTGCCAGTTAGCTTTATTGGGTTGGATGCTGCAAAAAATGGCACTTCAGAAAAAAGGATCGCCTTTACGAAAAATACAACACCATATTATTATTTGAAGGCTAATAAAGAAGCGATTACGGCGGGAGAGACGGTCAACTATTCCGTACGTTCCAATAATATGAAGAATTTGAAATCAGCGAAAATGACGCTGCAAATCATTAATACCCAAGCGACAATCGAAAACGTAACTGTCGATGACGCGGTAAAACAATATGGTGATGCAGAAGTGACGGTTACGACATCACCAACAGCCTATAGCTATCAGACTGCCTACACTTTTACGTTTACGTATTCAGGTAATAATGAATTACCTGAGGATTTAAAATTATTTAATTTCGATATGAGGTCGTTAGAAAAAGGTTATACGTCTATGTCACAATACTATGCGGAAAATGCATCCTTCTTTGACCAATCCAATGTAGAAACGAAAAATATTTATACGTTTAACGAACTTTTTGATGTCAAGGCAAAAGTTTCCAAATTAGTCGGTGCTGTAAACGTGGAAGGAGCAAAAGATCCTGTTACAGGGCAATCGATTCCAACCATTGACCACCGCACACTTGGAACAAAGGTAACCTTATCTTCGTATGATGGCAAAACGGTAATGGAAGCGCCAGAATTTACAAAAGGCGGAGAATATACGCTGGATGGCATTAAGGTAGATCCAAACCCATATACGATTAAGGTAGATGTTCCTGGCCATTTTACAATGTATAGAACGATGGATTATTTATCTGATAACATTCGTGGTGAATTGATTGGAAAATTCATGCGTGATTCATTAGACCGTGCACTGGCTGGTGATGTGAATAAAGATAACGTCATCGATGTGCTGGATGCCATCGAGCTGCAAAAAAATTGGGGCACCAATCATGCAGCTTCAGATTTAAACTTCGATAAAACGGTTGATAAAAAGGATATGTATTACATTATTAAAAACTATGGAGCAAGTAATCCTACGGTAGAAAATGCACCAAATGCAAAGAAAACCCACAAAGGGGCTTCATTGGATAGTATCCTCAGTCAATTAGGATTGAAATAAATATGTTGGGAACAAAAAGATTGAAATCCAATATGCCAGGGATCGCGACTTCAATCTTCTCAGGCAATCAAAAATTTTTCGATTAGACCTTTCTCATTAGATAGGAAAAAGGCACAACTAGCTAAAAATCCACTAGTTGTGCCTTTTTGCGTACAAAACTTCCGATTGTCCCCAATAAGAACCGTCCCCCCTATTTCCTTTTATTCAAATTTTAGGTAAACTAAATTCCATATGTTCTTAGCAAAGAAGGGTTGACTAGTGCCAAGCGAAAATAACAAGTATCAAAATCAATCATTGTTTAGTATTACATGGCCGCTTTTTATTGAAATTTCCCTGCATATGAGTGTTGGGATTATTGCGACATTAATTTTGAGTGGATATTCTGATAAGGCCGTTGCGGGTGTTGGGGTAGCTAATCAGATTATTAATATCTTTATCTTAATTTTTAATGTCACCGTCATTGGGGCAATGATATTAATTGGTCAAAATTTAGGTGCGAACCAATTGAAACGGGCACGCCAGCTTGCACGCTCTGCTTTTGGGATAAATTTATGGGTTGGCGTCGCGATGACTGTCGTTGTTGTATTGTTTGGTGATGTATTTTTACGCTTCTATGGGCTAAGTGGGGAGATTTATGACTATGCTCATACATTTCTAACGATTACAGGTTTCTCGCTCGTACTTGAAGCCATTTCCCTTGCATTAAGTGCTGTTTTGCGCAGCTATGGTCATACAAAAGAAGCCATGATTATGACGGTTATGATGAATATTATTAGTGTTACGGGTTACTTTATTGCGATTAAAGGCTGGTTTGGCCTGCCAGTAACAGGGGTTGTGGGAGTTTCGTATTCTATCATTATCGCGAGGATTTTTCTCATTCTGGCTCTTCTTTACTTTGTTTATAAAATATTAGATTTAAAGTTTTCTATAAAAGATATTTTTTCCATTCATAAAACAGATATAAAGGAAATCTTTCACATCGGGATTCCGTCAGCTGGAGAAAACCTTTCCTATCAGCTTTCGCAAATTGTGATCACAAGCTTTGTTGCCACGATCGGGGACGATGCATTGGCGGCTCGTGTGTATATTATCAATATTTCCATGCTCTGCTATTTATTCACACTGGCGATTGCTCAAGGGACTCAGCTGCTGATTGCGCGTTATATTGGAGCGAAGGACTATGATAGAACCTTAAAACGAGGACTAAAGACATTAAAAATTTCGATGGTTGTTACGTTAGCGGTGTCGCTTGCGATTGCCCTTACTGGCGAACCTGTATTAGCGGTGTTTACAGACGAATCTAGCATTATTTCGATTGGACTCCCTGTTCTATGGGCAATAGTATTTATTGAACCTGGCCGTGCTATGAATATTGTTCTGATGGGGTCTTTAAAATCTGTCGGCGATGTTCGTTTCCCTGTTGTTATCGGCATTATTTGCATGTGGGGAGTAGCAGTCGTATTTAGCTACCTTTTCGGGATTGTCCTTGGATTAGGGTTACTTGGAATATGGCTAGCTCAAGGGTTTGATGAATGGATTCGTGGAATCTTTGCACTAAGACGCTGGTTATCTAAGCCGTGGTTAAAGAAAAAGGAAGCAAAGTATGAAATTGCAGCAAATTGAGGGTAATAGTACTAGCTGAAATCGTATGGATTAATGCCGACAATGCTAAATTCGCTTATTGTCGGGATTTTTCTCAATGTCTATCTCCGGAAAGACATTGTCAAATCCGAGGTACCAGTATTAGATTTACGCCAGAGGAAACGTTTGATTTTATTTCCCAACTTGTCTTGGAAACCGAAGATTTATTGAAGAACCCGTTTAAGAAAGGTGTATACTGAGGAATTTGGAAAATATAAAGGAATTTCAAGAATTGTTATTAAGATTTTGATAATAATATCGTTATTATTGCGGTTTTGTTTCCAGGTGAAAATAAGTAGTGAATACTTTTAAATAAGGTGTTAGGCCCCAATGCAGTAATTCTTTAATACTGTGGGGGTCTGGCACCTTTATTTATGGTGTTAGAATTAACTGAGGAATATAAAATAAAGGTAATCGAGAAGCCATACATGCTTCAAAGGAAGTAAATGAACCATCCCCGTGTTTTCCGCCTAAAATACTCAAAATGCAGATGTAAAGAATAGAAAAACCTTAGAATAATTCTGCTTATACGAGGGATAATATGGTTAATAAGGGAGAAAGGGGCGGTTTCTTATTTTTTTTCTCCGTTTTTTGAAAAATAAACATTACTCAAAATACCGGCAAACAAACCAATATGATAATCAAGTAAAGCATGGTTTAGTAGATGGTCAACCTTTATATTCAGATTTATCAATGAATATACAAAAGCTTCAGCAGTTGTTTCCCCAGGCACCGGATTTGGTCATTCGACGCTTCGAATTCGCTGGCAATGGAACCAAGGCAGCTTTAGTATTTTTAGATACGTTAACGGATAAAAATTCAATATGTAATAACGTTTTGAGTTCCTTGATGCAAGTCTCTTTCGATCCGAATAGGGAATTACCCATTTCTGTAGGGGATGTCAAAAGTGCACAATCATGGAATGCAGTTGAAAATGCCCTTTTTATAGGTGAAAGTGCCTTATTTATTCAAGGTGAAAAAAAAGTATATCTTTTGAATACAAAGGGATGGCCTCAAAGAGCAATTGAAGATCCACAGCTTGAAACATCATTGAAAGGGGCACACCAGGGATTCGTTGAGACTGCAGGTCAGAATATTGCGATGCTACGAAGGTATATTCCGAATCGGGAATTGGCCTTCAAGGAGGTTACACTCGGCGTTCGCGGAAAGTCAAAGGCCTTTATTGTGTACCTGGAAGATATCGCAAGCGGAGAATTGCTTCAGGAACTGGAAGACAGAATCAAACAAATTCAAATGGATGTGATTGTCAATACAGGGGAACTCTCTGAATTTATTGAAGATAATCCCTATTCCCCGTTTCCCCAGTTTATTTTAACCGAAAGACCGGACGCTGCGGCTTCGCAAATTCTTCAAGGCCGATTTGCTGTAATTGTCGATCGTTCACCATCCGTTTTAATTGCACCTGGGACATTAACTTCTTTTCTTCAGAGTGTCGATGATTACAGTACTCGCTGGATCGCTGCATCATTAATACGGCTGATGCGTTTTTTGGCTTTTTTTATTACATTGTTTCTGCCTGCAACCTATGTAGCAGTCATCTCCTATAATTATGAAGTCATTCCCTTAAAGCTATTTATTTCTATTGCAGAAACACGGGCAAAAGTACCTTTTCCACCCGTCATGGAAGCATTGATGATGGAGGTCACGATTGAAATGATGAGAGAAGCAGGTATACGTCTTCCGGCCCCAATGGGTCAGACGGTGGGTATTGT from Cytobacillus dafuensis encodes:
- a CDS encoding S8 family serine peptidase, with amino-acid sequence MGKKANKSRIAKSLTVAALSASFILGSIGQVPLVSKATSFSKAEEVLASLTPEQRAALKQISTNEETGLQISSDVDLTSSNETTVIVEFKNKPAKVAQIVARAEGNQLSETEALKLVDQDHETFSQDVQQLTDEKNKKSDVKIHRSFKHAFNGVSISLPANQIENLLKLNAVKAVWSNETFTIDPPDQDEVNDQSDQISVTNYTPYDGLDRLHAEGFTGKGIKVGVIDTGIDYNHPDLKDAYKGGFDFVDNDSDPMETTYEDWKKSGKPELNSGRAYYTEHGTHVSGIIVGRGAADSEYKMTGAAPEADVYGYRVLGPYGSGSSEAVMAGIDRAVKDGMDVINLSLGASINDPNYPTSIAVNNAVINGVTAVIAAGNTGDKMFTLGSPGAASLALTVGASSVAFDIYQYAGAQDGKSYSLRQLARNYSDDLTQLKGKTYSLVDVGLGNPADFNGKDVTGNIAFIKRGSIGLIDKIKNAKARGAVGVIMYNDEANSAEGEIQAFLGESVDAIPAFSVSNADGEVILEDIKAGKTDFTFGDYTKVRTAEDELAGFSSRGPSRVNYEIKPEITAPGVSILSTVPFYMNNKTADGSNPEDYQYAYERLSGTSMATPYAAGISALLLQANEDLQPADIKSILMNTADPLSKDYSVFEAGSGRVDAYEAIHSSVEFVVKDKTPMNLSGKQKLIDNLTGGISFGTFGYTGKDITDSRHITVKSLTNQNKTFSVDVKFQTGLRGSKDAAKNNVTLEGPTTVKVKGNSVRDIKFDLDIPKTAERGTYEGFIVFTNNDNPTEQYQIPFGGRVVNEGIETFKIANPIYSTNKTVSLTYYPFLDAEIAIKSHMKTLDVVIHDPKTGKDLGVVGSFNTIVMDENALYKIPRLISNYYYPFTGDKKNPVSNDWKVLKPGHYVVKLVGTNENGDTFIASQDVVNEFGIPNVTTSFDSLDQKVIEYSDSQLDSQGQFLYDFNVHVEDTEMEETNSYGIPVDPSKYSVMPFYNGYPSIPIKTDKNGEYVDQILVRSQYKVLPVSFIGLDAAKNGTSEKRIAFTKNTTPYYYLKANKEAITAGETVNYSVRSNNMKNLKSAKMTLQIINTQATIENVTVDDAVKQYGDAEVTVTTSPTAYSYQTAYTFTFTYSGNNELPEDLKLFNFDMRSLEKGYTSMSQYYAENASFFDQSNVETKNIYTFNELFDVKAKVSKLVGAVNVEGAKDPVTGQSIPTIDHRTLGTKVTLSSYDGKTVMEAPEFTKGGEYTLDGIKVDPNPYTIKVDVPGHFTMYRTMDYLSDNIRGELIGKFMRDSLDRALAGDVNKDNVIDVLDAIELQKNWGTNHAASDLNFDKTVDKKDMYYIIKNYGASNPTVENAPNAKKTHKGASLDSILSQLGLK
- a CDS encoding MATE family efflux transporter, yielding MPSENNKYQNQSLFSITWPLFIEISLHMSVGIIATLILSGYSDKAVAGVGVANQIINIFILIFNVTVIGAMILIGQNLGANQLKRARQLARSAFGINLWVGVAMTVVVVLFGDVFLRFYGLSGEIYDYAHTFLTITGFSLVLEAISLALSAVLRSYGHTKEAMIMTVMMNIISVTGYFIAIKGWFGLPVTGVVGVSYSIIIARIFLILALLYFVYKILDLKFSIKDIFSIHKTDIKEIFHIGIPSAGENLSYQLSQIVITSFVATIGDDALAARVYIINISMLCYLFTLAIAQGTQLLIARYIGAKDYDRTLKRGLKTLKISMVVTLAVSLAIALTGEPVLAVFTDESSIISIGLPVLWAIVFIEPGRAMNIVLMGSLKSVGDVRFPVVIGIICMWGVAVVFSYLFGIVLGLGLLGIWLAQGFDEWIRGIFALRRWLSKPWLKKKEAKYEIAAN
- a CDS encoding spore germination protein; the encoded protein is MKNKHYSKYRQTNQYDNQVKHGLVDGQPLYSDLSMNIQKLQQLFPQAPDLVIRRFEFAGNGTKAALVFLDTLTDKNSICNNVLSSLMQVSFDPNRELPISVGDVKSAQSWNAVENALFIGESALFIQGEKKVYLLNTKGWPQRAIEDPQLETSLKGAHQGFVETAGQNIAMLRRYIPNRELAFKEVTLGVRGKSKAFIVYLEDIASGELLQELEDRIKQIQMDVIVNTGELSEFIEDNPYSPFPQFILTERPDAAASQILQGRFAVIVDRSPSVLIAPGTLTSFLQSVDDYSTRWIAASLIRLMRFLAFFITLFLPATYVAVISYNYEVIPLKLFISIAETRAKVPFPPVMEALMMEVTIEMMREAGIRLPAPMGQTVGIVGGIVIGQAAVQAGIVSNIMVIVVAITAIASFIIPSYDMGTAIRMLRFPMMLMASLFGLTGIMISFMTLMAHLICLESLGTPYFSPIAPFRFADMKDSFIRYPLWKMVKRPKSIRTKQDNRQGGN